A genomic segment from Syntrophotalea acetylenivorans encodes:
- the pyk gene encoding pyruvate kinase encodes MPIVRHTKIIATVGPASQSEEQLLKLMEAGADIFRLNFSHGDHASKKLVIERIRRLSQQRQRAVAIIGDLQGPKIRIGNLVNDGIILADGQEIILSTRELVNDRQRIPVLFDGLAKEVEPGQPILLDDGLIELEVLDTTSNEVRCKVRSGGLLKSRKGVNLPETRLSLPAFTEQDRKDIAFAIGADLDYLALSFVRTSRDVQSLKSHLSSLGADLPIIAKIEKPQALADFTGILEVSDGIMVARGDLGVEIGPEQVPLIQKQIIRQCREAGKPVITATQMLESMVTQPRPTRAEASDVANAILDGSDAIMLSAETAVGQYPAEAVAFMNRMAQRVENDLTLHDTIFNFYPADSGSSSLSDAIGEAACRTATSIEATAILAFTQTGATAARVARYRPSKPIYAITPSRSVRRRLTLYAGVRSLQVDFQGDTEAQIRSLEKAVLEAGVLKRGDLVIITMGSPLAAHGTTNLMKVHRLGSSSHEPAD; translated from the coding sequence ATGCCCATTGTCCGCCACACCAAGATCATTGCCACCGTCGGTCCGGCCTCACAGTCGGAAGAGCAACTGTTAAAGCTGATGGAAGCCGGTGCCGACATTTTTCGTCTGAATTTTTCTCACGGTGATCACGCCAGCAAAAAACTGGTTATTGAACGCATTCGGCGCCTTTCGCAACAACGGCAACGGGCAGTGGCCATCATCGGAGACCTGCAGGGTCCGAAAATACGTATCGGAAACCTTGTAAACGATGGGATAATTCTCGCCGATGGCCAGGAAATCATTCTTTCGACCAGAGAACTGGTGAACGACCGGCAGCGAATTCCGGTTCTTTTTGACGGGCTGGCCAAAGAGGTCGAGCCCGGGCAACCCATTCTCCTCGACGACGGACTGATTGAGCTGGAGGTTCTCGACACGACCTCCAACGAGGTTCGATGCAAAGTTCGCAGCGGCGGCCTCTTGAAAAGCCGCAAGGGTGTCAATTTACCCGAAACCCGTCTTTCCCTACCGGCCTTCACCGAGCAGGACCGAAAAGACATCGCCTTTGCCATCGGCGCAGACCTCGACTATCTTGCCCTGTCCTTTGTTCGCACTTCTCGGGACGTGCAGTCGCTGAAAAGCCATCTCTCCAGCCTGGGAGCCGACCTGCCGATCATCGCCAAGATCGAAAAACCCCAAGCTTTGGCTGATTTCACAGGGATTCTTGAAGTGTCCGATGGCATCATGGTGGCCCGAGGCGACCTGGGGGTTGAAATCGGTCCGGAACAGGTTCCGCTGATCCAGAAGCAGATTATCCGTCAGTGCCGCGAAGCGGGAAAACCGGTGATTACCGCCACCCAGATGCTCGAAAGCATGGTCACCCAGCCGAGACCGACACGGGCTGAAGCTTCCGATGTGGCCAACGCAATTCTCGACGGGAGCGACGCGATCATGCTCTCTGCGGAAACAGCTGTAGGGCAATACCCTGCAGAGGCCGTTGCTTTTATGAACCGCATGGCACAAAGGGTTGAAAATGACCTTACACTGCACGATACGATCTTCAACTTCTATCCCGCCGACAGTGGCTCAAGCAGCCTGTCCGATGCTATAGGGGAAGCCGCCTGCCGTACCGCGACCAGCATTGAGGCAACGGCCATTCTGGCCTTCACCCAGACTGGCGCCACCGCCGCCCGAGTGGCCCGCTACCGTCCGAGCAAGCCCATTTACGCCATTACCCCCTCGCGCAGCGTACGCCGCAGACTGACCCTTTATGCCGGGGTTCGCTCCCTGCAAGTCGATTTCCAGGGAGACACCGAGGCCCAAATCCGCTCACTGGAAAAAGCCGTTCTTGAGGCGGGCGTGCTGAAGCGAGGCGATCTGGTGATCATCACCATGGGCAGCCCTTTGGCCGCCCACGGCACCACCAATCTGATGAAAGTTCATCGACTGGGCAGCAGCTCTCACGAACCGGCCGATTGA
- a CDS encoding cytochrome C, which produces MKIFIFTALTVIALCGCAMFTSWKAIPPPGGCDQCHTVPISANWTVAYTPATLSDESGKYSWQTEESILPEQESPMQQQKVSGEPCFRCHRGPSKAHTERMGRYHH; this is translated from the coding sequence ATGAAAATATTTATTTTTACCGCACTCACGGTCATCGCCCTATGCGGATGCGCCATGTTCACCTCCTGGAAGGCCATTCCGCCTCCGGGGGGCTGTGACCAGTGCCACACGGTGCCCATCAGCGCTAATTGGACCGTTGCCTACACCCCTGCCACCCTAAGCGACGAAAGCGGCAAGTATTCATGGCAGACGGAAGAATCTATCCTGCCGGAACAGGAATCACCCATGCAGCAACAAAAAGTTTCCGGGGAACCCTGTTTTCGTTGCCACCGCGGACCGAGCAAGGCGCACACGGAACGCATGGGCCGCTACCACCACTAA
- a CDS encoding beta-ketoacyl-ACP synthase III, which translates to MTNTPQTMILGSGRAVPEKILTNADLEKIVDTNDQWIVERTGIRERHIAEKGAPLSELAAEAARKAIEDAGLEAKDIDLIILATVTGDMKFPATACFIQELIGAKNAAAFDISAACSGFIYALQIADGMLRSQTYRHALVIGAEILTSMVDWEDRNTCVLFGDGAGAVVLGPSQDERGIISTHLGSNGAHHNLLYNAGCGCINMPTVENVQQKIHTLHMEGKEVFRHAVVAMSKAIKNALKQADMTSDQLDLVISHQANLRIIEALAKRLKISSEQTYVNVDRYGNTSAASIPIALDEARRNGVVKEGSLVGLVAFGAGFTWAGGIIRL; encoded by the coding sequence ATGACAAATACACCACAAACCATGATTCTCGGTAGCGGTCGTGCCGTACCGGAGAAAATTCTTACTAACGCCGATCTGGAAAAAATAGTCGACACCAACGATCAATGGATTGTTGAGCGGACCGGAATTCGTGAGCGGCATATTGCCGAAAAGGGTGCCCCCCTTTCCGAACTGGCCGCTGAAGCGGCCCGCAAGGCCATTGAAGACGCCGGACTCGAAGCGAAAGATATAGATCTGATCATTCTCGCTACCGTCACTGGCGATATGAAATTTCCGGCTACAGCCTGCTTCATTCAAGAACTGATAGGCGCCAAAAACGCTGCGGCCTTCGACATCTCTGCGGCCTGCTCCGGTTTCATTTATGCTTTACAAATCGCCGACGGCATGTTGCGCAGCCAAACCTACCGTCATGCCTTGGTGATTGGAGCAGAAATTCTGACCTCAATGGTCGATTGGGAGGATCGCAATACCTGCGTGTTGTTCGGAGACGGAGCCGGAGCTGTCGTTCTCGGACCAAGCCAGGACGAACGCGGCATTATCTCTACCCACCTTGGCAGCAACGGGGCCCACCACAACCTGCTGTACAATGCCGGTTGCGGTTGCATCAACATGCCGACAGTGGAAAACGTACAGCAAAAGATTCACACCCTGCACATGGAAGGCAAAGAAGTTTTTCGCCATGCGGTGGTTGCCATGAGCAAAGCGATTAAAAACGCTCTTAAGCAAGCCGATATGACCAGCGATCAGCTCGATCTGGTTATCTCTCACCAAGCCAACCTGCGCATCATCGAGGCTCTGGCCAAGCGACTTAAGATCAGCAGCGAACAGACCTATGTCAATGTCGATCGATATGGCAACACATCTGCCGCCTCCATACCTATCGCCCTCGACGAAGCCCGACGCAACGGTGTGGTTAAAGAAGGATCTTTGGTCGGCCTGGTCGCTTTCGGGGCCGGTTTCACCTGGGCCGGCGGAATTATTCGGCTCTGA
- a CDS encoding ATP synthase subunit I, which produces MTGTDLTGLGMALAAGAALGAIFFAGLWLTVRRLPRVRSPYRFYALSLLFRLTLVLAGFYLLAAGGTKDLLAAGAGFMLSRQLWLFAKRTQTAPPVRDDKQDT; this is translated from the coding sequence ATGACCGGGACTGACTTGACAGGATTAGGTATGGCACTGGCGGCCGGGGCAGCATTGGGAGCAATTTTTTTTGCCGGGCTGTGGTTGACCGTTCGCCGATTACCCAGAGTCCGTTCGCCCTACCGTTTCTACGCTTTGAGTCTGCTGTTTCGGTTAACACTGGTACTGGCCGGATTCTATCTGCTGGCGGCCGGGGGCACTAAGGATTTATTGGCTGCCGGCGCTGGTTTTATGCTGTCCCGTCAGTTGTGGTTGTTTGCTAAGCGGACGCAAACAGCGCCACCGGTTCGTGACGACAAACAGGATACGTGA
- a CDS encoding AtpZ/AtpI family protein has protein sequence MSPDEQPRRRGGKPLAEEQFRRRLVARRSRFLRARQQGERPSWFGLGMFGLVGWSVAVPTVSLTALGVWIDRRWPGPYSWTLMLLVIGMALGCLNAWVWVSRERSEITRDRDEPQEEDRNDRD, from the coding sequence ATGAGTCCTGATGAGCAACCAAGACGTCGGGGGGGGAAGCCCCTGGCAGAGGAACAGTTTCGTCGCCGTCTGGTTGCCCGGCGCAGTAGATTTCTAAGGGCAAGACAACAGGGAGAGCGACCGTCCTGGTTCGGACTCGGCATGTTCGGCCTGGTCGGCTGGTCGGTGGCTGTCCCGACGGTGAGCCTGACGGCCCTGGGCGTCTGGATCGACCGGCGCTGGCCGGGCCCCTATTCCTGGACCCTGATGCTGTTGGTAATCGGAATGGCCCTTGGCTGCCTCAATGCCTGGGTTTGGGTGAGCCGAGAGCGCAGTGAAATCACCAGGGATCGTGATGAACCGCAAGAGGAGGATCGAAATGACCGGGACTGA
- a CDS encoding transporter produces MNLTAPTLILIMSMWLPVAFLYLGHGDAKGTGAVTAFVGACVVVSAFLHGIDGNGAVSALLFAHGLLYCTVAYALLAGLEDLKAVGNVSLVAMIISFFFIFLFRGPEGQFTYFSLCSVGYTVLTLEVFLVCYGKFSAKLLAYSLIIWAFIGLMIPAFAVLGLWPMPF; encoded by the coding sequence ATGAACTTAACAGCACCAACACTTATCCTTATCATGTCGATGTGGTTGCCCGTAGCCTTTCTGTACCTGGGACACGGTGATGCCAAAGGCACCGGAGCCGTTACTGCTTTCGTAGGTGCCTGCGTTGTCGTAAGTGCATTCCTGCATGGTATCGATGGTAATGGCGCGGTTAGCGCACTGTTGTTTGCTCATGGTCTGTTGTACTGTACTGTGGCTTATGCCCTGCTGGCCGGTTTGGAAGACTTGAAAGCTGTCGGTAACGTCAGCTTGGTCGCCATGATCATCTCCTTCTTCTTTATTTTCCTGTTCCGTGGACCCGAAGGTCAGTTCACCTACTTCTCTCTCTGCTCTGTAGGTTACACCGTTCTGACTCTGGAAGTATTCCTGGTCTGCTACGGCAAGTTCAGCGCCAAGCTGCTGGCTTACTCGCTGATCATCTGGGCATTCATCGGTTTGATGATCCCGGCTTTTGCCGTTCTGGGTCTGTGGCCCATGCCTTTCTAA
- a CDS encoding F0F1 ATP synthase subunit epsilon: MNLKVLIPTEVLLEREISSLTAEGQNGSFCLRPRHIDFVAPLVAGLLYFVEQQEGVEGFVAIDQGVLVKYGAQVTVSVRNAVFGPSLEDLLNIVDERFGVLDDQQRMVRSAMTRLEADFLRRFMELK; encoded by the coding sequence ATGAATCTTAAGGTTCTGATACCGACTGAGGTGTTGCTGGAACGGGAAATTTCCAGCCTGACGGCCGAAGGACAAAACGGCTCTTTCTGCTTGCGCCCACGGCACATCGATTTTGTTGCCCCCCTGGTGGCAGGGCTGCTCTATTTTGTGGAGCAACAGGAGGGTGTTGAAGGGTTTGTCGCCATCGACCAGGGAGTGCTGGTTAAATACGGTGCCCAGGTTACCGTTTCGGTGCGCAATGCTGTGTTTGGGCCAAGCCTGGAAGATTTACTGAATATCGTCGATGAACGTTTTGGGGTCCTGGACGATCAGCAGCGCATGGTCCGGTCGGCCATGACCCGGTTGGAAGCCGATTTCTTGCGGCGTTTCATGGAGTTGAAATGA